Proteins from one Anastrepha obliqua isolate idAnaObli1 chromosome 2, idAnaObli1_1.0, whole genome shotgun sequence genomic window:
- the LOC129238391 gene encoding zinc finger protein 813, producing MDFFATGGFQQLFSDLNDTQLHGNWADLSTEMDSSQTFDSYDYCAQLPIESNDPLMRLTYADDPFVLDTSTREQTLLELRAVWSDITAESRFSNSNDNSVSTEYHDCNIINDKELQLTLDQLLSSPAAITCEAVKDGDSPASLPHNTYNNVSSPSSIDSTTVVELETAAFITREMAEWEEKFLDNYIEIPELIDFLPEKTPLCTETCDHFLHESSKNLKLHRKVRSVKRSNESIASHEERTAAGYPCTFGTCDKIYAKPAHLKAHLRRHMGEKPYSCDWPDCTWKFSRSDELARHRRSHSGVKPYKCNYCMKCFARSDHLTKHRKVHERRLLAASKAGKTIDGVLPHSVFTVRPGRKRKNQIC from the coding sequence ATGGACTTCTTTGCCACTGGTGGCTTCCAGCAACTTTTCAGCGATTTGAATGACACGCAGCTGCATGGAAATTGGGCAGACCTTAGCACCGAAATGGATAGCAGTCAGACATTCGATAGTTACGATTATTGCGCACAACTACCCATAGAGAGCAATGATCCTTTGATGCGTCTCACCTACGCCGATGATCCTTTCGTGCTTGATACCTCCACAAGGGAACAAACGCTGCTGGAATTGCGCGCGGTTTGGAGTGATATTACAGCAGAGTCGCGTTTTAGTAATAGCAACGACAATAGTGTTAGCACAGAATACCATGATTGCAATATCATCAATGATAAAGAGCTGCAACTCACGCTCGATCAGCTGCTCAGCTCACCAGCTGCAATTACCTGCGAAGCAGTCAAAGACGGTGATTCACCTGCGTCACTGCCACACAACACATACAATAACGTGAGTAGTCCCAGTAGCATTGATTCCACAACTGTTGTTGAGCTGGAGACGGCGGCCTTCATTACACGCGAAATGGCGGAATGGGAGGAAAAGTTCTTGGACAATTACATCGAGATACCGGAACTCATTGACTTCCTGCCCGAAAAGACACCACTCTGTACCGAGACGTGTGATCATTTCCTGCACGAAAGTTCGAAGAATCTAAAACTGCATCGCAAAGTGAGAAGTGTGAAGCGTTCAAACGAGTCTATCGCGAGTCACGAGGAGCGCACAGCTGCCGGTTACCCCTGCACCTTTGGCACGTGTGATAAGATCTACGCAAAGCCTGCACATTTGAAAGCTCACCTGCGTCGTCATATGGGTGAGAAGCCCTACAGCTGTGATTGGCCTGACTGCACGTGGAAATTTTCGCGTTCCGATGAGTTGGCGAGGCATCGGCGCTCACACTCCGGCGTGAAACCCTACAAATgcaattattgcatgaaatgtTTCGCCCGTTCCGATCATCTAACCAAGCATCGTAAAGTGCACGAACGCCGTCTGTTGGCAGCGAGTAAGGCGGGGAAGACGATCGATGGTGTGCTGCCGCACAGTGTGTTTACGGTGCGGCCGGGACGAAAGCGGAAGAATCAAATATGTTGA